One region of Channa argus isolate prfri chromosome 20, Channa argus male v1.0, whole genome shotgun sequence genomic DNA includes:
- the plekha1b gene encoding pleckstrin homology domain-containing family A member 1 isoform X3: MPYVDRQNRICGFLDIEENENSGRFLRRYFILDTQQGNLLWYVDNPQNLPKDAVIMGSVKLTYISKVSDATKLRPKAEFCFVINAGMRKFYLQANDQQDLVEWITVLNNATKITVPKQGEGHATHAQTPQEVLGAMKQVSTRTEIIGGVPIITATQEQGKGQNGADCGGLKRAQNHLPYFLSRGAQDQTIIRSGYCVKQGAVMKNWKRRYFVLDENAISYYKSDLDREALRVVPLKEIHKVQECKQSDLMMRDNLFVVVTSSRTFYVQADSPEDMHSWIKAISGAIVAQRGPGRSANTIRQARRLSSPCLQRNTVTTLLPPQNLPPTSTYNPPTLSSKNYSTQHPQRALSLSLDTHQQDNFLGMLPWRLSSVQSVMMPVPAARSRLSLQETVQSTK, from the exons ATGCCTTACGTAGATCGACAGAATCGCATCTGTGGCTTTCTAGACATCGAGGAGAATGAGAACAGCGGCAGGTTCCTGCGCCGTTACTTCATCCTGGACACTCAGCAGGGCAACCTGCTGTGGTACGTGGACAACCCACAG AATCTACCTAAAGATGCAGTGATCATGGGATCTGTCAAACTCACCTACATCTCCAAG gtCAGTGATGCTACGAAGCTCAGACCAAAGGCAGAGTTCTGCTTTG TTATAAACGCAGGAATGAGGAAGTTTTACCTGCAAGCCAATGACCAGCAGGATTTGGTGGAGTGGATCACCGTTCTCAACAACGCCACCAAGATTACT GTGCCAAAGCAAGGTGAGGGCCATGCCACCCATGCACAGACTCCTCAGGAAGTACTTGGAGCCATGAAACAGGTCTCCACCAGGACTGAGATCATAGGAGGGGTCCCTATCATCACAGCAACGCAG GAGCAGGGCAAAGGGCAGAATGGGGCAGACTGTGGAGGTCTGAAGCGGGCTCAGAATCACCTGCCCTACTTCCTGTCCAGAGGGGCCCAGGACCAGACCATCATCAGGTCTGGATACTGTGTCAAACAAGGAGCTGTG ATGAAGAACTGGAAGAGGAGGTACTTTGTGCTGGATGAAAATGCAATCAGCTACTACAAATCTGACCTG GACAGGGAGGCACTGAGAGTCGTCCCGCTGAAGGAGATTCACAAAGTTCAAGAGTGCAAACAGAG TGACCTGATGATGAGGGACAACCTGTTCGTGGTCGTCACAAGCTCCCGAACCTTCTACGTACAG gCTGACAGTCCAGAGGACATGCACAGCTGGATCAAAGCCATCTCGGGGGCCATCGTGGCCCAGCGTGGCCCCGGACGCTCAGCTAACACT aTTCGTCAGGCCAGAAGGTTGTCCAGCCCTTGTTTACAGAG gAACACAGTGACCACTCTTCTTCCTCCCCAAAACCTTCCTCCAACTTCTACCTACAACCCACCTACCCTCTCCAGCAAGAACTACAGCACCCAGCATCCTCAGCGGGCTCTCAGCCTCAGCCTGGACACGCACCAGCAGGACAACTTCCTGGGCATGCTTCCGTGGAGGCTAAGCAGTGTCCAGTCCGTGATGATGCCAGTGCCTGCGGCGCGCTCTCGCCTGTCGCTGCAGGAAACGGTGCAGTCCACAAAGTAA
- the plekha1b gene encoding pleckstrin homology domain-containing family A member 1 isoform X1, with product MPYVDRQNRICGFLDIEENENSGRFLRRYFILDTQQGNLLWYVDNPQNLPKDAVIMGSVKLTYISKVSDATKLRPKAEFCFVINAGMRKFYLQANDQQDLVEWITVLNNATKITVPKQGEGHATHAQTPQEVLGAMKQVSTRTEIIGGVPIITATQEQGKGQNGADCGGLKRAQNHLPYFLSRGAQDQTIIRSGYCVKQGAVMKNWKRRYFVLDENAISYYKSDLDREALRVVPLKEIHKVQECKQSDLMMRDNLFVVVTSSRTFYVQADSPEDMHSWIKAISGAIVAQRGPGRSANTEHSDHSSSSPKPSSNFYLQPTYPLQQELQHPASSAGSQPQPGHAPAGQLPGHASVEAKQCPVRDDASACGALSPVAAGNGAVHKVITEEELGGNAAEILQQSPPTTPSAHSSVPPRQRLVVGEGEGSANASGSSRHRREELNTHTAESDLQMII from the exons ATGCCTTACGTAGATCGACAGAATCGCATCTGTGGCTTTCTAGACATCGAGGAGAATGAGAACAGCGGCAGGTTCCTGCGCCGTTACTTCATCCTGGACACTCAGCAGGGCAACCTGCTGTGGTACGTGGACAACCCACAG AATCTACCTAAAGATGCAGTGATCATGGGATCTGTCAAACTCACCTACATCTCCAAG gtCAGTGATGCTACGAAGCTCAGACCAAAGGCAGAGTTCTGCTTTG TTATAAACGCAGGAATGAGGAAGTTTTACCTGCAAGCCAATGACCAGCAGGATTTGGTGGAGTGGATCACCGTTCTCAACAACGCCACCAAGATTACT GTGCCAAAGCAAGGTGAGGGCCATGCCACCCATGCACAGACTCCTCAGGAAGTACTTGGAGCCATGAAACAGGTCTCCACCAGGACTGAGATCATAGGAGGGGTCCCTATCATCACAGCAACGCAG GAGCAGGGCAAAGGGCAGAATGGGGCAGACTGTGGAGGTCTGAAGCGGGCTCAGAATCACCTGCCCTACTTCCTGTCCAGAGGGGCCCAGGACCAGACCATCATCAGGTCTGGATACTGTGTCAAACAAGGAGCTGTG ATGAAGAACTGGAAGAGGAGGTACTTTGTGCTGGATGAAAATGCAATCAGCTACTACAAATCTGACCTG GACAGGGAGGCACTGAGAGTCGTCCCGCTGAAGGAGATTCACAAAGTTCAAGAGTGCAAACAGAG TGACCTGATGATGAGGGACAACCTGTTCGTGGTCGTCACAAGCTCCCGAACCTTCTACGTACAG gCTGACAGTCCAGAGGACATGCACAGCTGGATCAAAGCCATCTCGGGGGCCATCGTGGCCCAGCGTGGCCCCGGACGCTCAGCTAACACT gAACACAGTGACCACTCTTCTTCCTCCCCAAAACCTTCCTCCAACTTCTACCTACAACCCACCTACCCTCTCCAGCAAGAACTACAGCACCCAGCATCCTCAGCGGGCTCTCAGCCTCAGCCTGGACACGCACCAGCAGGACAACTTCCTGGGCATGCTTCCGTGGAGGCTAAGCAGTGTCCAGTCCGTGATGATGCCAGTGCCTGCGGCGCGCTCTCGCCTGTCGCTGCAGGAAACGGTGCAGTCCACAAAGTAATAACGGAGGAAGAGTTGGGCGGAAACGCCGCTGAGATTTTACAGCAGTCGCCCCCGACAACTCCTTCAGCACACAGCTCAGTTCCTCCCCGCCAGCGCCTTGTTGTCGGTGAGGGTGAGGGCTCAGCTAACGCTTCAGGTTCTTCAAGGCACCGCAGGGAGGAGCTGAACACTCACACTGCTGAGTCTGATCTGCAGATGATAATTTGA
- the plekha1b gene encoding pleckstrin homology domain-containing family A member 1 isoform X2 translates to MPYVDRQNRICGFLDIEENENSGRFLRRYFILDTQQGNLLWYVDNPQNLPKDAVIMGSVKLTYISKVSDATKLRPKAEFCFVINAGMRKFYLQANDQQDLVEWITVLNNATKITVPKQGEGHATHAQTPQEVLGAMKQVSTRTEIIGGVPIITATQEQGKGQNGADCGGLKRAQNHLPYFLSRGAQDQTIIRSGYCVKQGAVMKNWKRRYFVLDENAISYYKSDLDREALRVVPLKEIHKVQECKQSDLMMRDNLFVVVTSSRTFYVQADSPEDMHSWIKAISGAIVAQRGPGRSANTIRQARRLSSPCLQRYTPFCSGECSTNTVTTLLPPQNLPPTSTYNPPTLSSKNYSTQHPQRALSLSLDTHQQDNFLGMLPWRLSSVQSVMMPVPAARSRLSLQETVQSTK, encoded by the exons ATGCCTTACGTAGATCGACAGAATCGCATCTGTGGCTTTCTAGACATCGAGGAGAATGAGAACAGCGGCAGGTTCCTGCGCCGTTACTTCATCCTGGACACTCAGCAGGGCAACCTGCTGTGGTACGTGGACAACCCACAG AATCTACCTAAAGATGCAGTGATCATGGGATCTGTCAAACTCACCTACATCTCCAAG gtCAGTGATGCTACGAAGCTCAGACCAAAGGCAGAGTTCTGCTTTG TTATAAACGCAGGAATGAGGAAGTTTTACCTGCAAGCCAATGACCAGCAGGATTTGGTGGAGTGGATCACCGTTCTCAACAACGCCACCAAGATTACT GTGCCAAAGCAAGGTGAGGGCCATGCCACCCATGCACAGACTCCTCAGGAAGTACTTGGAGCCATGAAACAGGTCTCCACCAGGACTGAGATCATAGGAGGGGTCCCTATCATCACAGCAACGCAG GAGCAGGGCAAAGGGCAGAATGGGGCAGACTGTGGAGGTCTGAAGCGGGCTCAGAATCACCTGCCCTACTTCCTGTCCAGAGGGGCCCAGGACCAGACCATCATCAGGTCTGGATACTGTGTCAAACAAGGAGCTGTG ATGAAGAACTGGAAGAGGAGGTACTTTGTGCTGGATGAAAATGCAATCAGCTACTACAAATCTGACCTG GACAGGGAGGCACTGAGAGTCGTCCCGCTGAAGGAGATTCACAAAGTTCAAGAGTGCAAACAGAG TGACCTGATGATGAGGGACAACCTGTTCGTGGTCGTCACAAGCTCCCGAACCTTCTACGTACAG gCTGACAGTCCAGAGGACATGCACAGCTGGATCAAAGCCATCTCGGGGGCCATCGTGGCCCAGCGTGGCCCCGGACGCTCAGCTAACACT aTTCGTCAGGCCAGAAGGTTGTCCAGCCCTTGTTTACAGAGGTATACTCCATTCTGCAGTGGTGAATGCAGCAC gAACACAGTGACCACTCTTCTTCCTCCCCAAAACCTTCCTCCAACTTCTACCTACAACCCACCTACCCTCTCCAGCAAGAACTACAGCACCCAGCATCCTCAGCGGGCTCTCAGCCTCAGCCTGGACACGCACCAGCAGGACAACTTCCTGGGCATGCTTCCGTGGAGGCTAAGCAGTGTCCAGTCCGTGATGATGCCAGTGCCTGCGGCGCGCTCTCGCCTGTCGCTGCAGGAAACGGTGCAGTCCACAAAGTAA